Below is a window of Candidatus Aminicenantes bacterium DNA.
TACCGCGGCAAGGTGCGCGATTCGTACGACCTTGGCGACAGCATGCTGATGGTCGCCACCGACCGCATCTCCGCATTCGATGTGGTGCTGCCGTGCGGCATCCCCTACAAGGGAGCCGTGCTGAACCAGATCTCCGCCTTCTGGTTCGAAAAAACAGAACACATCATCCCTAACCATGTAATTAAAGTTATCGAGGACGCCGACTGGCTCAACGAGATGTACGGAAAACGCGCATGCCAC
It encodes the following:
- a CDS encoding phosphoribosylaminoimidazolesuccinocarboxamide synthase — its product is MEIILKTELSNLMYRGKVRDSYDLGDSMLMVATDRISAFDVVLPCGIPYKGAVLNQISAFWFEKTEHIIPNHVIKVIEDADWLNEMYGKRACH